One region of Streptomyces sp. CG4 genomic DNA includes:
- a CDS encoding Gfo/Idh/MocA family protein yields MTRLTAERTRIGLIGLGVISKFYVAAFDRLPGLDLAAVCDLRPDALKPFQGVAKCYTRHAELLADAAVDAVVVNVPNDAHATVCADALAAGVAVCVEKPLATRVEHGRALAGLARREDVTLFTSFHRRYNSAVLRLLDEVSAAKAPVRSLTVRYLERIEDHAGGDRWYLDAERCGGGCVADNGPNAFDLVRLFLGDVEPTKVDVVRDALGTDRQAVVDLRSTRGVTARVELDWSYDGEVKDVSVELADGTLLFADMLAGHPEFKGSLWHEYVGVLTDFDARLRAGHDASRDGLAALELVDTVYRAEGAVR; encoded by the coding sequence ATGACCCGGCTCACCGCGGAGCGGACCCGCATCGGCCTCATCGGCCTCGGCGTCATCTCGAAGTTCTACGTCGCCGCCTTCGACCGGCTGCCCGGCCTCGACCTCGCCGCGGTGTGCGATCTGCGGCCCGATGCCCTGAAGCCGTTCCAGGGCGTCGCCAAGTGCTACACCCGCCATGCCGAACTGCTGGCCGACGCCGCCGTGGACGCGGTCGTCGTGAACGTCCCCAACGACGCGCACGCCACCGTGTGCGCGGACGCCCTCGCCGCGGGCGTCGCGGTCTGCGTGGAGAAGCCGCTCGCCACCCGGGTCGAGCACGGCCGCGCCCTCGCCGGACTGGCCCGGCGGGAGGACGTCACCCTCTTCACCTCCTTCCACCGCCGCTACAACTCCGCCGTCCTGCGCCTGCTGGACGAGGTCTCCGCCGCAAAGGCCCCGGTGCGTTCCCTCACCGTCCGCTACCTCGAACGCATCGAGGACCACGCGGGCGGCGACCGCTGGTACCTCGACGCGGAGCGCTGCGGCGGCGGCTGCGTCGCCGACAACGGCCCCAACGCCTTCGACCTGGTACGACTGTTCCTCGGCGACGTCGAACCGACCAAGGTCGACGTCGTCCGCGACGCGCTGGGCACCGACCGCCAGGCCGTCGTCGACCTGCGCTCGACGCGCGGCGTCACCGCCCGGGTCGAACTCGACTGGTCCTACGACGGCGAGGTCAAGGACGTCAGCGTCGAACTCGCCGACGGCACCCTCCTGTTCGCCGACATGCTCGCCGGACACCCGGAGTTCAAGGGCTCGCTCTGGCACGAGTACGTCGGCGTGCTCACCGACTTCGACGCCCGGCTGCGCGCGGGACACGACGCCTCCCGCGACGGACTGGCCGCCCTCGAACTCGTGGACACCGTCTACCGCGCGGAAGGAGCCGTCCGGTGA
- a CDS encoding Ldh family oxidoreductase: protein MTQSTDAPTHDGVTVSHDALVAFTAEVFAGRGVPEGRARTAAEALVHGDLTGLTSHGLANLTRLYLPALDEGRIDAAAEPEKITDTGAAVLLDGRRSLGLWAATEALELAADRAESTGVALVTMRNATHFGCAGHHTARIARRGMVAVLASNCGRQRIARPPGGTAAMLGTNPLSVAAPAGDRPPYVLDMSTTVVPTGKIRAAARAGEPIPEGWLEDAEGRPVTDPGALDTGEGYLRWLGGDPATGAFKGYGLGLMVEVLAALVPGAGLGPAPEALTGDGRPTGRDDDIGLTALVLAPGALRSGPDFRAEADGLFGALLDCPPRDPAHPVSYPGRPEELTAAHRRAHGVPLSAERHAELTALAAELDLTFPEPGQAPVPGTLPPAGAR from the coding sequence GTGACCCAGTCGACCGATGCCCCGACGCACGACGGGGTGACCGTCTCCCACGACGCCCTCGTGGCCTTCACCGCCGAGGTCTTCGCCGGCCGGGGGGTGCCTGAGGGGCGGGCCCGCACCGCCGCGGAGGCACTCGTCCACGGCGACCTCACCGGACTCACCTCGCACGGCCTCGCCAACCTCACCCGGCTCTACCTGCCCGCCCTCGACGAGGGCCGCATCGACGCCGCCGCCGAGCCGGAGAAGATCACCGACACCGGTGCGGCGGTCCTCCTCGACGGCCGCCGCTCGCTCGGCCTGTGGGCGGCGACCGAGGCGCTGGAACTGGCCGCCGACCGCGCCGAGAGCACCGGCGTCGCCCTGGTGACCATGCGCAACGCCACCCACTTCGGTTGCGCCGGCCACCACACGGCCCGGATCGCCCGACGCGGCATGGTGGCCGTCCTCGCCTCCAACTGCGGCCGCCAGCGCATCGCCCGCCCGCCGGGCGGCACGGCCGCGATGCTCGGCACCAACCCGCTCAGCGTCGCGGCGCCCGCCGGCGACCGGCCGCCGTACGTCCTCGACATGAGCACCACGGTGGTGCCGACCGGCAAGATACGGGCCGCCGCCCGCGCCGGGGAGCCGATACCGGAGGGCTGGCTGGAGGACGCCGAGGGCCGCCCGGTGACCGATCCCGGGGCCCTGGACACCGGCGAGGGCTATCTGCGCTGGCTCGGCGGCGACCCCGCCACCGGTGCCTTCAAGGGGTACGGACTCGGTCTGATGGTCGAGGTGCTGGCCGCGCTGGTGCCCGGCGCCGGACTCGGCCCCGCCCCGGAGGCGCTGACCGGCGACGGCCGGCCCACCGGGCGGGACGACGACATCGGCCTCACCGCCCTCGTCCTGGCGCCCGGCGCCCTCCGCTCCGGGCCGGACTTCCGTGCCGAGGCCGACGGACTCTTCGGCGCACTCCTTGACTGCCCGCCCCGCGACCCCGCCCACCCGGTGAGCTACCCCGGCCGCCCCGAGGAACTGACCGCCGCGCACCGCAGGGCACACGGCGTCCCGCTGTCCGCCGAACGCCACGCCGAACTGACCGCTCTGGCCGCGGAGTTGGACCTCACGTTCCCCGAGCCCGGCCAGGCGCCCGTGCCCGGCACCCTTCCCCCGGCAGGTGCCCGATGA
- a CDS encoding M20/M25/M40 family metallo-hydrolase: MTSLTRAEHELLLHLLELPTAGPLEGEGEPRLWEAQRAYADAARRLGFEVVHHAAADPVELTDEQVPAAVRRAVADDPGFLAVQPSLVLALGPELPQADTVMFNVHLDTVAGLEPVGFDGERFTGRGAIDAKGPAVALLAGVRAALDAAPGLAAGTRVLVQAVSGEEGGAMGVFGTRPLIRRGWYGRLNLFCEPTGMRLLPRSTAAMTACVRVDGDDAIDDRPAAGHNATVLLGHLAQRLAARLPEDAGGGQVCVAGLHTGHLHNRVYGTGRLLLNCSYPDSAAGRALADRLEHEVADGIREFTETFRTHRDLARTAADAAAITRVEWHKRGLPALTPGDDPWATDLLEQGSGAARWPADEPAFTCDAIWAAGLPGACTAILGPGDLGRNHAHAAGEYADLTDLEAFAGAVSGILVRFAARHHAATGGTRQ; this comes from the coding sequence ATGACGTCGCTGACCCGTGCCGAGCACGAACTGCTCCTGCACCTGCTGGAACTGCCCACCGCCGGCCCGCTGGAGGGCGAGGGCGAACCCCGGCTGTGGGAGGCCCAGCGGGCCTACGCGGACGCCGCGCGGCGGCTGGGCTTCGAGGTCGTGCACCACGCCGCCGCCGACCCGGTCGAGCTGACGGACGAACAGGTGCCGGCCGCCGTACGCCGGGCTGTCGCGGACGACCCCGGCTTCCTGGCCGTACAGCCCTCCCTGGTGCTGGCGCTCGGTCCCGAACTGCCGCAGGCGGACACGGTGATGTTCAACGTGCACCTCGACACCGTCGCGGGTCTGGAACCGGTCGGATTCGACGGCGAGCGTTTCACCGGGCGCGGCGCGATCGACGCCAAGGGCCCCGCCGTAGCCCTGCTGGCCGGGGTGCGCGCCGCGCTCGACGCCGCCCCCGGCCTGGCGGCCGGCACCCGCGTGCTCGTCCAGGCCGTGTCCGGCGAGGAGGGCGGCGCCATGGGGGTGTTCGGCACCCGACCGCTGATCCGCCGCGGCTGGTACGGCAGGCTCAACCTGTTCTGCGAGCCCACCGGGATGCGGCTGCTGCCGCGCTCCACGGCCGCGATGACCGCCTGCGTCCGGGTCGACGGCGACGACGCCATCGACGACCGCCCCGCCGCCGGGCACAACGCGACCGTGCTGCTCGGCCACCTCGCCCAGCGGCTCGCCGCCCGGCTCCCGGAGGACGCGGGCGGCGGCCAGGTCTGCGTCGCCGGCCTGCACACCGGGCATCTGCACAACCGCGTGTACGGGACCGGCCGGCTGCTGCTCAACTGCTCCTACCCCGACTCCGCCGCCGGCCGGGCCCTCGCCGACCGCCTGGAGCACGAAGTCGCCGACGGGATACGGGAGTTCACCGAGACCTTCCGCACCCACCGGGACCTGGCCCGCACCGCCGCGGACGCCGCCGCGATCACCCGCGTCGAGTGGCACAAGCGCGGTCTGCCCGCGCTCACGCCCGGGGACGACCCCTGGGCCACCGACCTGCTGGAGCAGGGGAGCGGGGCGGCCCGATGGCCCGCCGACGAGCCCGCGTTCACCTGCGACGCGATCTGGGCGGCGGGCCTGCCCGGCGCCTGCACCGCGATCCTCGGCCCCGGCGACCTCGGCCGCAACCACGCGCACGCGGCAGGGGAGTACGCCGACCTGACCGATCTCGAAGCCTTCGCCGGGGCGGTGAGCGGCATCCTCGTCCGCTTCGCCGCCCGGCACCACGCCGCCACGGGAGGAACCCGACAGTGA